A stretch of Scheffersomyces stipitis CBS 6054 chromosome 2, complete sequence DNA encodes these proteins:
- the BEM12 gene encoding Bud emergence mediator (binds multiple proteins involved in cell polarity establishment~go_process intracellular signaling cascade), whose amino-acid sequence LTISKPSPKENVESSLRANIILVCKYAFKAENDNELTVSKGSILKLLDRPGNGWLLVKFVDRLEEPGLIPASYVDIAVNDQHNPVTLVWLQSSSKQYSQNDFIEEQKYLNMQFKSVSSPFLTINNRAFPTSVSISNFLLSEQRYWYRVDVVYSDHSKAYLCRYYQDFYNLHIKLLGLMAASSQIVSEELKLPKLPEPLPTNHDVEDSSQITSLLKRCNALNIYVNKLILNKYYQTSQVLLNWLDLNYDDLPSFALPTDAEVMTNDQINEKILPNSINVVKEYYRKEEVAESQAKLPQRTKSKNIYNNYQQARVPPSSATRSLSTKSDGAKRTPSTSNTSKNNISKNSISAPLVANQSYANGSNDNYSHAITPNQNSFIKCKIVNFNNEIVALKLNKQSIKSINDLKVLIKQKIYFTKLFIKLPNLNNYESIDNVNFNINEFLRFNDKVMLKIS is encoded by the exons TTAACCATTTCAAAGCCCAGTCCGAAAGAAAATGTCGAATCGAGTTTGCGAGCCAATATTATTCTCGTGTGCAAGTATGCGTTCAAGGCTGAAAACGACAATGAGCTTACAGTGAGCAAGGGCTCCATCCTTAAGCTATTAGATCGTCCGGGGAACGGCTGGCTCTTGGTGAAATTTGTCGATAGACTAGAGGAACCGGGCCTTATTCCTGCTCTGTATGTCGATATTGCAGTCAACGACCAGCACAATCCAGTGACGTTAGTTTGGCTTCAAAGCAGTAGCAAACAGTACTCGCAAAACGACTTCATCGAAGAGCAGAAATACTTGAACATGCAATTTAAATCGGTGTCCTCGCCCTTCTTGACCATTAACAATAGGGCATTTCCCACCTCGGTGTCtatctccaacttcttgcttTCGGAACAGCGATATTGGTACAGAGTGGATGTCGTATATTCAGACCATTCAAAGGCATACCTATGTCGTTACTACCAAGACTTTTACAACTTACATATTAAATTGTTGGGTCTAATGGCTGCCAGTCTGCAAATAGtcagtgaagaattgaagttaCCCAAATTGCCGGAACCACTCCCTACCAACCATGACGTGGAAGATTCATCTCAAATCACATCACTCTTGAAGAGGTGCAATGCTTTAAACATTTATGtaaacaagttgatcttgaacaagtacTATCAAACGTCTCAAGTGTTGTTAAATTGGTTGGATTTAAACTACGACGACTTGCCAAGTTTCGCTCTACCAACTGATGCTGAAGTCATGACAAATGATCAAATCAATGAGAAAATATTGCCAAATTCTATTAACGTTGTGAAGGAATACTACAGGAAAGAAGAGGTTGCTGAATCTCAAGCGAAGTTGCCTCAAAGAACGAAATCTAAGAATATCTACAATAACTACCAACAGGCAAGAGTACCACCTTCTTCAGCTACAAGACTGTTGTCGACTAAGTCAGACGGTGCAAAACGTACACCCTCTACTTCTAACACGTCCAAAAATAACATCTCGAAGAATAGCATTTCAGCTCCACTAGTGGCCAACCAATCGTACGCTAACGGATCCAATGATAACTATTCACATGCCATAACTCCGAACCA GAACCTGTTTATCAAGTGCAAAATTGTaaacttcaacaatgaaattgttgcattgaagttgaacaagcaGTCAATCAAGTCCATTAATGATTTGAAGGTTTTGATAAAACAGAAGATTTACTTCACCAAGttgttcatcaagttgCCTAATTTAAACAATTATGAGAGTATCGACAATGTGAATTTCAATATAAATGAGTTCTTGAGGTTCAACGACAAAGTTATGCTTAAGATCAGTTGA